ACTAGTCGTAATTCATAGAAGGAAAACAacattaattcaaaaatagatTACTCGTCGTAAAATAGATTATTAATACTTTAATGtagaatttaatatttaatttcaaataagtttctaaATTAGTTCCTACATCCATTACAACTATTTGGAGATATTTCCAAATTCAACGGGTGTCATTAGTTACACCCCCCATAACACATTAACTTATAAATAGGGGTAGTTTTGGaatccaaaaaatataataaatcagattttaagtTATATTAGGTAACTTACTTAATTGGATCCTAGTCATCgggtattatttgaaaaaattgggtattttagatagaaaactaaaagaaagGATTGAAGgtgatttaaaatgaattttatagGTCTAAGCTCAATTTACTATTTTGATAATTAGAGTTTTGGAAATTTCGTATATCCATCGCCATCACAAATGTctaagaaatttaattagcTAGGTTTTGTGACAAGTTTATCAGTTAATTGTGACCCTCATTTCTCCGACAAGTGCTACTATATATAAGACAAAAACCGAGGTAGGAACTGTCCCTCTCAGTGGAAGTTGATAATCATAGGGTCAATAAGCCAGTGGATGGACACCACGTGTCCCTCTCATCGTTGTAGAAGGAGGTCCATTTGTAGTGAAAGGGCATGTTGGTCACGAAGAAGCAATCTTTCTGGCACACCTTCTTTATTCATATCGTCCTCTATATATATTGGCCTCCCCCTTTATGGTGTTCCAACAGTTTTCTTGGATTCCAGAATCCCAAACTATACTAATTGTGGGAGTGCTGATCGGGTAGGGTTTCAAACTAAACTAGATGGGGAGGTCACCATGCTGTGAGAAGGTGGGTTTGAAAAAAGGACCATGGACTCCTGAGGAAGACCAGAAGCTCTTGACTTACATCGAACACCATGGCCATGGAAGCTGGCGTGCCTTGCCGCCAAAAGCAGGTAATTATTTTAACTCACAACTAAGAACCCCTTCCCCTTCATTTATAATTCGATCCATTTTTAACTTTGTTTTGggtgcatgcatgcatgataAATACATATAGGGCTCCAAAGATGTGGGAAGAGCTGTCGTCTGAGGTGGACCAATTACCTGAGGCCCGACATCAAAAGAGGGAAGTTTAGTTTGCAAGAAGAACAGAGTATCATTCAGCTCCATGCTCTTATCGGAAACAGGTAATCAACGAAactttaaatattatttttttttctctaaacaAAAATGGCAAATATGTCTCCTAATAGCTCAATTTATTTACTAATCTTAGGTGGTCGGCTATAGCAACTCATTTGCCTAAGAGGACGGACAATGAGATCAAGAACTACTGGAACACACAtctcaagaagagactaaccAAGCTGGGCATCGATCCCATGACCCACAAGCCGAGGCACCACCACGGCTCCGGCAGCGGCCACGCTAAGGACGCTGCCAACATAAGCCACATGGCTCAGTGGGAGAGCGCCCGCCTTGAAGCCGAAGCCAGGCTCGTTAGAGAATCCAAGCTGCAGGTCATCTCCACCACCAACCCCAACCACCTCCTGATCAGCAGCTCCTCCGACGCAACCCATCAAGGTCACGTCATCAACAAAGCTCCGCCGGGTCTGCCGTGTTTGGATGTGCTCAGAGCATGGCAAGGAACATGGTCGACAAAGCCCACGGTTAGAAACGTTAACAGCACAATTATTTCGGGTGGTTCTATGATGTCCATGGACGACCTCGAGTCTCCAACATCCACCTTGAACTTCCCACATATTAACGCACTTAATCCTCCAATGCAAAATGCCGTTAACATTAACGGGCTCAACGAAAATCCTGTGGTTCCATCCGAGGTATTGCAGGACAATGTTAATGTTACATTTGGTTGTATGGATGCTTGTGCTGCTACACTTGCGTGGTTTGTGGAGGAGGGTACGTTAAGGTCAGGGAATGATGAGGAGGTCGGGAATGTGATAATCCCAGCTGGAGTTTCAAATATCATGATGGAGGACTTCACTGATGTTTTGGTTTACAACTCGTCGCTGGCCGGAGAGATCTCTGATAACGGCGGCAGCAACTTTGAGGAGAACAGGAGCTACTGGGACAGTATATACTCAATCTGGTGAACGCTTCACCGTCTGGGTCGCctgtgttttgatttttgaaagTCTAGAGTTAGGAGATGTGACTCAATCGTAGCAGCAATGGTCAATGATTAGTTAGCAACTAATTAAGTTGTAATAAGGAGTAGAGTAgttgttttttagttttaaataaCAGGTTATCTGATCAACGAAAGAAAGAATGTAACAAGTAATTTAGATGTTATTAATATGGTAGTTCGAAGGTCACAACAAAAATGGATCCGGATTCTTTGCTCTGATTTTCTCTGCCAT
The window above is part of the Prunus dulcis chromosome 1, ALMONDv2, whole genome shotgun sequence genome. Proteins encoded here:
- the LOC117614333 gene encoding transcription factor MYB16-like; this translates as MGRSPCCEKVGLKKGPWTPEEDQKLLTYIEHHGHGSWRALPPKAGLQRCGKSCRLRWTNYLRPDIKRGKFSLQEEQSIIQLHALIGNRWSAIATHLPKRTDNEIKNYWNTHLKKRLTKLGIDPMTHKPRHHHGSGSGHAKDAANISHMAQWESARLEAEARLVRESKLQVISTTNPNHLLISSSSDATHQGHVINKAPPGLPCLDVLRAWQGTWSTKPTVRNVNSTIISGGSMMSMDDLESPTSTLNFPHINALNPPMQNAVNINGLNENPVVPSEVLQDNVNVTFGCMDACAATLAWFVEEGTLRSGNDEEVGNVIIPAGVSNIMMEDFTDVLVYNSSLAGEISDNGGSNFEENRSYWDSIYSIW